In Rhodamnia argentea isolate NSW1041297 chromosome 1, ASM2092103v1, whole genome shotgun sequence, the genomic window tagaattctttccttgattttaggaattattttttccttgatttgagtGGTTTCCTCGATTTGAGgaattattctttccttgatttgagGAATCACTTTCATCTTCATTTGTGATTTTGTATCTATTTAAACTCATTATGTACATCAACAGAAggataaggaaaataaaaaattcaaaagtctcTTTTACTTATTTAGATTCTACTTGAGTTTTTTGTTGCTATGAAAACTTATACTATATTTTTTGAAGCTTGCACAGGATACTGTATCTGTTTTTTCTATGTTTGGTTCAGGTGCAAACACTTACTGTTCATGCTTGTACATGGTATCCAGTTACCTAGTGAAAGTCAGCCATGGCTGTGCCCCAGACCATATATTTTGGCATGAGCTAACCCCATGAAGCAAATCCAGCAACTGTTATTTTGAACCGGAGAAGTCTGTCAAAACATGTTGTAATCAATCCCTCTGTTTTATGggaaaaaagaattttcaatattttttaagagAGAATGTAAGGTTGGGTCATTTAGCTTAGGACTTGCCTAATCTATCCTTGAACATACTCTTGACTTGTGACTGAGATGAGCTCGCTcatttctccttctcctttcttGCAAATTTAACACCAAAAATACAATAATCATCCTAGGTTTGACGTGGATTCATTGGACCCATTCCTTGACTTAAGGTTTCTACAATTCTATTTGAGTGCTGTGATATGTCAGTGGTGGTTGTTCTATAGCTTAGTTGTATGGATATGTTTTTCTGACACTAATTCACTCCTAGGTCTTCCAATGCGTTTCTGCTACTTGCGGCCTCTTCTACCATCCCCAGTGTGTAGCAAATTTGGTCCATTGCACAGATGAAGTTGCTGCAGAAAAACTTAAGCTAAGGATTGCTGCAGGAGAAAGTTTCACGTGCCCTACACACAAATGTTGTGTTTGCAATCAAATAGAAAACAAGAAGGAACGAGATCTACAATTTGCTGTGTGCAGACGATGCCCCAAGTCTTACCACAGAAAATGCTTGCCAAAGTATGTTCTACTGAACTTTTAGATTATAGTTACTTTAGTCTCATTGCAATTGATCTGTTGATGCTTCATATGCTTGTGTCAAGGGAAATTGTTTTCAAAGGTTCAGATGAAGATGCAATAGCAAGGGCATGGGAGGGACTACTACCCAATCGcatattaatttattgtttgTGAGTACTACTTCAGTAGCTAAGCTTCTTCAGCCTTTAATTCTTAAGCATTTTGCATTGTCTGCTAAAAAGCTATCTTTAATTTTGCCAGAAAGCATGATATTGTTGAAGAGATTGAAACTCCAGCTCGAAACCACATAATATTTCCTACTATTCGGGCAAATAGGGCTGCCATTGGAGAGAATAGGAAAAGACCAGTGTTGAAATTACTCTCTACCAGAGGGAGAGGTTTAAATATTAAACCTATTGCTTCAGAGGAGTCCTCGAAAAGAGCTTCAGAACAGTCGCTTGGAAAGGAGAAATCTCCTTTCACAAAGAAAGAgggtgaaaaagacaaaagcgTGAAAGTGTCATTTGGACAAAGTATAGCCAAGAAAGTTGAAGCGACAGATTGGTCCAACAAATTTCACAAGCATACTGCCAAGTCCAGGTCTTTGGAGGCCACCAAATCTTCTACCCTGAGGGAGCACACTATTCTGGGTGGAAGGTTATGTCCCTTCATGACAAAGGAATTTGGGAAAACAAAATCAGGAAAACAAGTTGTACCAGATATTGGAGAGAGAAGAGCAGTGCAGCCTGCTTCCAAGAAGTCAGATGACTCGCTTCATGTGCTAGATAGCGACACAGAGCTAGATGGCGACACAGAGAGGAGGTGATTTGTTCTCGTCGGTTATTTTAGTTGGTATTTTATGCTAGACAAATGTGCATCAGTAGGATGTATTCCATTCTATTTAATTCTTTAACTACGTGTTCCCACGATGAGTAGGCTTTTGGATCTAATAAAAGAGGGTGAATCTTCAATAACTATGGGAGATGTTAGGAGAAAGCAGAAAGTGCCATCTACTCATGCCCAATATCTGAAGTCAACTGTCGATAAGGAAATTACTATAGGGAAAGTGGCAGGTTCAGTTCAGGTACATACTCATGGGCGCTAACTCAATGCTTAAAGAGGGATACTGTAACTGAAAGATTGCACATGCAGGCTGCTCGAGCGGCTTTGCGGAGGCTAGAGGAAGGAGACAGCAATGAAGATGCAAAAGCTGTCTGTGACCCAGATGTTCTAACCCAGATAATTAAGTGGAAGGTTCAGCACCTTCACATTCTATTTTCTATACTCGTGTTTGAGGCTATTTTCAATTCGAGAtgctctatctctctctctctctctctctccccctctaaTGTCTGGTGTAATTTGACTGGCTGCAGGACCAGCTTAGAGTATATCTTGCACCATTCGTACATGGTAACCGCTACACTTCCTATGGTCGACATTTTACGAAAGTGGATAAGCTTCAAGAGGTGAATGTTCAATGAATCTAAAGCCCTTTTAGCATTTACTTGGCAATTTTAGTTGGTTTTACGTGCAGCAGATGTAGTGCTTCTTTCTTGctcttttggcaaattgttacGCACCagaatgatatatatatatatatatatatatatatatataaaagtaaTGATAAATAAACTGATTTCGACCTTCGGTTATGGAGATTTAAGGATTTGTCTTATATTTCTGTCTGATTATATGGGTGAAGTGCAAATTTTAATGATACATCCTTGGACACAGATTGTTGACAAGCTCCATTGGTATGTCCGGGATGGAGACATGGTAAGAAACGTAATGCTTAATCGTTTTTTTCCACTCTTGATGCTTGAGAATTTTAAGTATAGAAGATCATGCTGATCTGTATCGGATTGGCAATAAGATTGGTGAGGCTCCTCCTGAGGGCATTGAAATTCTGAATTGCTTTGCCTGCGCTTATATTTCTTCAAATGAATCTGACAATCATCAATACCCTCGTGTGAATATTTTATCTTTCACCAGTCATTGCCATAGGAAAGAAATCTGTTCGTACGACGTTCGTCACTCATCCAACTCATAAAAATTGTGTTGACAGATTGTCGACTTCTGTTGTGGGGCTAATGATTTTAGCTGCTTAATGGCAAGGAAGCTTGAAGAGACTGGAAAGAAGTGctcttacaaaaattatgatattattCCACCAAAGGTAATCTGCGCATGCTACCTTGTATTATTAAGTTTTATGTGTGAAGAATGTTTTGGTTGTCTTTGCAGACAGTTCTGCAGCATggctatttctttttcatttttcctttttattttttgaattttcttaaggataatttttttttttttggttactaTGTTAGTAAGCTCGTATCTAGTGGTTGTTCTCTTTTTACTGGGAGGAGGTTGAGGGACGTGGAGCCTGTCTTTGATCCTGTCCCTGGGTAGTAAAGAAGAGACAAATTCCTTAGATTGTGGAATGGAAACATAGGGTTGCCACAGTTATTTAGTATCTGAGAAGGGTTATTTGCACAAGAACTTTGATAAGGCTTGCCTGCTAGCATATCTAGTCGGTTCATATGCCTGCCTATAATCCCATGGTACTTCTTTTTGGAATGCATTAGGCCGGATATCTTTAGGAGCAGTGGGGTTCCTTTCGCATGATATCCTCCTAAGTGCTCCTTATTCAGAGCCTATATCTGCAATACTGCACATATGTGACCTGTGCACCGTCGCAGAGGAGGATGAAGTGTTGAACCACTCGAGCTtcggagtgcaaggagcaatgAATCTTCCAGATGGTGAACAATATCTCCATGACCTGCTTAGGAGGGCATGTTGATTCAGGATGACTCATGTAGCCTACCTACATGCGTTGTTATACCATTCTTTTGAAGTCCTAATTTCAAGTGTGGAGTAGACACACTGTCAAATTTGTTAAAAGGAAATTAGTACCAATGAATGCATTTGCTGGTAATTCCAGTGTAGCTATTATCTCCGTGAAATGTGCTTGGTAATTGAACCTGAACTTGCCTTCGCGTAAGCCTGGTTTTATATAGTTTCTCCTCCTTTTGATTGCAGAATAACTTCGAGTTTGAGCTAAAGGACTGGATGACGGTCCAATTAAAAGAGCTGGCTTCCGGGTCGAAATTGGTAAGAGAAGCAgagttttgcttttcttttccgcATTTCCGTTGGGTATATTGGCCCTTTAGCtaccctccctccctctctttctgAACATATCCGTGCATTATTGGATGTTTTATCATTCTATTATGTTGCTTCCTGGAGTAGATCATGGGGCTAAATCCTCCTTTCGGAGTTAAAGCAGCTTTGGCGAACAAGTTCATTGATAAAGCTCTTGAATTCAAACCAAAGCTCCTGATTCTGATTGTTCCATCAGAAACTACAAGGTCAACTACTTTACTTTGAGccctctcttttcttccttttcaaaatACTAAAATCTAGTGGCGGCCTTGCAGATTAGATGAGAAAAAGTTTCGGTATGATCTGGTGTGGGAAGACGATCGGTTCTTGTCTGGAAAGGTGAAATTGGCACTCCCTGCTCATCCTTCTGAACTGTTCATATGTTTGCATCCGATGGATTTAACTGTGAACTTTTCGTTTTTCAGTCATTTTATTTGCCAGGGTCTATTGATGTGAAGGACAAACGGATGGAACAGTGGAACAATAGGCCACCGTTGCTGTATCTATGGAGCCGTCGTGATTGGACTGCCAATCACGTGGCCATAGCCCAAAAGCAGGGTCACTTGCCGGCGGAGATGACCGGATCACTGGATCTTCATTGTCTGAAAGATGACAGGAGCCCCTGCTTCGTCGGTACTTCATCGCTTGCAGGTGATACCTCCATGCCAATGGGTAGGCCTAAAGAAACGAAAGGCACAGTCCGTGCAAAATGCTATAGGAGTAGCTTTCAAAGGAAACACTCCACGCGAAAGGCCGATGGTAGCAGAACACTCGGAAGAGTAATTGATGAGAAGGATCTACATCGTTGTCCCTCACCCAATTCGACGGATGGAGAGTCTTAGTTCAAGGATCCGAACCCCAGGGGAGAGGACCATTTGCGACAAACTCATCCTAGTTATAACCTGCCACCACCCCAACCCCATGGACCTGCTTCCCCTCACCAATCCTCTGTGATGGAGCATGATTCCAGAACAGTACGGAAAGTAAGCTCATTACCCTTAGGACCCCGTTCCATGCATTTCGCGACAGCCCAAAATTGTAAGTCGCGAAAATGGCAACTCAGGAACACATAAGTAGAATCTAGACACAGTGAtggtttaaaaaattttgtgcaCTTGATTTGAAATTCATCGTTTTTTATGCGATCAAAAGCTTAAGTGCTTCTCCTCTATCACTCTATGTATCCCTAGCTCAATGAGACAGGTCTTTCACGATGCGAATCGTATGCACTCCTTATGTGAGGTTACTTATGAGTTACGTAAGGCTAGATGAGAGACTTCAACGctatttataaacttttcaattggggCCTCTCCTTATGTGCTAGGCTcaactcggcccacacaaaCCCGATTCATATTAAACTAGTTAAGAATACTTATATCTTACCTTATTTGACCAACCTCATAAAACAGTAagttacaatctcaattaatgtaCCCCACGTTAGGAAAACTCTTACATTCCCCACTTTAGCTAATTGATAATGTACTGTATGTGCACATCTTTATGCTAGCTCAGAGATATACTTAATAGTTAATCCAATCCCACAAAGTCTCAAATACTGAATCATGGAAGTAATCGCATCAATAGACTTAGAGCCATTCATGATTACCGGTGCTTTTAACTCTATTAATATGGATTCAACATGGCAATATGGCAAATAGATAACATCTCACAAATGATGATGCTTCATGTGTCATCCCCTTTGTCAATCATATATTTTCTCCTTATGTGTGATAAAAGCCGATGGTCACCAAATAATATCATTATGGTTCTAATGAATCCACGTATGTCTTATCTATATAGTTAATTTTACTTTATGTGTAATAAGACATATTCTCAACGATAATAGCTTAATGCCCCTAACTTCACTCAAGGTTTACACTtaccttgagattttcattAGATATATTTATTCAAGATAAATACATTCATATACTCTTTATTAAAGTAAAAGAGTTGATACATATCAAAATGTTATAAAACATAACAAAATACATATGTAAACTTTATTGGAGCAAGTTgacatttgatttttaattagtttttttcaaaaactaatAGAAACacaataaaaattcacaaaatttgaaaatcaactttggtagccttagCCAAGCCTTCAGAGCCAATTTTGAACAGaagatatttttgtgaattttttagattttgtggaaattttttcattagaaaatacccaaaaaaaatataaatagcaTTTGTGgttagaaaaatatgaaaaaaaaaatattcattgatctcattttatttgcaattgcATTTTGACCACCTTGAATCCTGAAAATTGGATTGGGAtccttgaattaaaaaaaaaattacatttatgTCCCAAGTTGATATGAAATCCTAAATTGAGGTCCTTCTGGTCATTTTCTTTCATAGGGTTAGGTACGACATTTGATCCTAatacctttaattgcattttggtccaatcatttttataaattatttgaaattttagtttGGTTCCTCGTTTTGAATATGTGATCAACTGGGAAATTTCATTCAGAATTGACCCACGagcaataatcatttttaaatacAATACAAGGGTTAGATTGGCACAGTTTATCCATTAAGAGCCTGAGTTTGcaatttttacttaattttgGTTTTGAATATTAAAATTCTCATAAATGGTTGGCTGTTTGAACTCAATTCCTCATTCCTAGATGAATTGCATgccataaaattcaattttaacatttaattcatgaaatttggtcaTTTTCAGGTTTAATTTGAAGAAGTTTGGACATCTAGGTTAAACGTGTCCGGCAGGTCTGACCCAGTCAACTTTGGTAGACCCGAATGCCCACAGACCTTCTTCCCCAATTCCTTTTCACGCGCAGTGAACAACCAAGGGAAGACCGAACCAAAttcaccctcattttctcacaCGCCAGGGTACCAAACGCATCCCAAATGGATCACTGGCGACCTACAAAGCTAGTGGCAATTTCCTTCTCGCGGCCAAAGTTTTCGAAAATTTGTGGATCCAGAGGCCTCATGTGTTTTTGAATAAGGGGGACAGTTCGTTCAATCAAAAGAGACTAGATAAGATAAACGCTTAGAGAGcgaaaaagaagagagggagagagtccTCTGCAACCGCCAAATCCGCCATTAACGAACCTCAGCCGCGAGCTCCCAAAGCTTCGTCATCGCCAACGAGGTATTTTCAAAACCTCTAATCTAGTCTTCGAGCTTCCTACAGTCCTGATGATTGTCCTGAACTCCTTCCTATCGGAGTTCTGTTAAAAAATAAGGTAACTGCCATTAATGGACCTTCAAACTTTCTGCAATTATTAGTTTGACCTTGCGTAGAACCATAGGCTAGAATCCATGTCTGTTTTGCATTGATTCTACTAGAGTCCGTGTGATTGAACCTCGAGAATCAATGAAACTCTTGTGGACACGTAAGCTCGATCAGCGTGAAATCGATCCTCACCAGCCACCAGGAAAGTTTCTCTAAATTCTATTGACGCTGTCCGATCAATTTATTTGGGGCTTGAACGTCGAAATCTGCAAGTTGAATACCACCGAAAATTCATGTTTGGTCGAGTTTTACTAGGTCTCTTCTAGGCAGTTTTACATTCTAGAATTGAGTTATGATGCATGTTAGGATGTTAGAATCGGTTTGGGCTCGAAATCAGAGAGTTTTGAGTGGGTTGTGGTCATTGTTGGCTAGTGCTGGCGGAAATTCTAGTAGATTGGCCGAATCTCAAATACGCTGATCATCTTCTCCGGCGGGGGTTGATGTGGCACCACGTGGCACCCAGGTGGCCACTACGTGACATCCACATCAGCGAACCGAGTTCTCATTATATTATAACCACAAACATAGATCAAGCAGTGGTTGAGCTACGAGTCACAATCtgagaattttgaaaattaaaaattactcTTTTAATTATAAAGAATTTTCGAaagtataaaaataaaaccaaatcTAATGGACGATGTTAAGCAATGTGtcataatttgagaattttttaaaaaaaataggtttTTACTTTAGTTATATccgaaaatgatgaaaatagaaATTCTGATCGGACGGCTGTAGATTACCCACATGTCCTGATCCTAgccttagaaaataaaaaaaatagtataaaatagaaaaatggattgaaaaaattcaaaagttacttaaaaaaataaaaaaaatgtgtagTTTTAAACCAATCCAAACCCATTTGGTCTGGCTCAGGTGCCCAAAAGGCGCAGGCAAGGACAATCTGGTCCACATAATTTGCTGAGATAATAATAAACAatcattagaaaatttaaaaaaataaaaaaaattggaaaattctaaaaaaattcagaaaaaataggaaatgaccaaatttaatcaaattgaacagtttttcaagttttaagatttaagaACCCcgaaaaattatgatttttcccttttgagcaAAGTATCCCCAAATTCTTTCCAAACTTTAAATCAGACTTTCACTAAACCTTTAGGACTACAATAGAGATACCATGATTGATTTAATGTGTTTTATCCTCACATTTGACTCCTTGATTTGCACACCATTTCTGCATGTTTGTGCTTGATAGGAATAGACTCTCATTTACATGAAATCCTAGATATAGAATTAATCTCCCctgtaaataagaaaaattcttaATTGTTTGCATGAAATCAAATTAGGAAGGGAtaaatgatctctaaactttgatgcaatgtacaatgtggtccctaaacttttaatttaaccaaaatGGTCCGTGATCTTTAGCCTAATGAGTAATATGGGCTTTGAACTTTTACTTTGGTCAaaatgatccctgaactttggaaacatgttcaacttaatccttgAATTATGAGAATGtgtcaatgtagtctttccattaattcaagttcagggaCAACTTCGAATATTTATTTATAGTTAAGGACTAAGtcgaacatgtttcaaaagtttggaaactacattgaacaaactgaaaattcagtaaccacattacatattggattaaagttcaagaaccatatttgtcaaattaaaagtttaaggatcacattgtACGTTGGACCAAAGTTTATGggccatttttaaaatttttccaattaggAAAATCAATCAACATAGGTACCAAAAAGGCATCAATGATAATATTGGCATAACTAAGCCCCCGAACATAAATCTCTAGTGCCGTTTGAATCGTATGGTTACTCCCGACCACCCGATGAGATTTCCGATATACCTTGCCCAAAAattggtggtgactccaaaGCATGTGTACAACATGTCACACGACTGTATTAAAGGTCAAGACCATTTGAAATCTCACCATCACGTGAGGTGAGGTCATGGGAGAGTTCAAACCAACCGAAGGATCGTCGTAGACCCTTAGATACGGTAATCACCCCTAACCCCTCCAAACCTTGATTTCACCATAGAAAGGAAGATCAAGAGGGTCACGACATAGCAAAATGGAAAAACTCCCATTAAGCAATGGCATCCAATGATACTCCTAAGCCCATGCTAATCATATGTCACTTAAATACACCATAGCGAAGGCCTTTAGCTAGTAGGCCCGCAATCATATAATTTGTAGAAATATGCTTTACTGTGATATCATTATTCTGGATGGATTTCTTTATAAAaccccttgagacctctgtTGTTTTCGGTAAACAATGCTGCAGAGTTATTGTCATAATAAAACTGTATGGGTCTATCCACAAAATCAAATACGATCAACTTCTTAATGAGGCTCCCGAGCCAAGTAACCTAATTAGCATCCGAAAACCATGCTATAAACTCCGTTTGCATGGTAGTGGATGGTACTTATTTCTGTTTGGATTCTATTGAACTTTGGAGGGTTTTACGAGGATGCTGTGCACAAACTTATATTACTGATAGTCTTACATGGattgttgatttttttgtcCAAGTCCAAGTAGGATTCTCACCAAAATATTTTGTTTATACCACACTTCTAATTGCTCTCCTTTttcaacttataaaaaaaagttctatgTTTTATCATTGAAAAGATTATCGTATGGTGATATGTGCGAatcctttttgaa contains:
- the LOC115755015 gene encoding protein ENHANCED DOWNY MILDEW 2-like, whose translation is MASSSDDEADTMLEKISTYYFEDHENEPVSFAVLPARWGHGECSKDAAAETIFMHGTSDNGLRKIYREVKSWRFDLGGSIPEVWVLSKDNTCFRLDKPRRSFQDTIRTVLITLHCLHYARNHPDASGEALWEHLARTLGFYQVRPSAKDLQDHVGLIEEAIRWDDALAKSKVLRKLMEEKPWERSNFGKNVAKSSLNVDDPEDVGTEDVQDGTTKDDDCFEHVCALCDDGGNILCCVGKCMRSFHATKEDGAQSHCDSLGLSQPEVDAMPTFECENCRHNLHQCFACGMLGFSDKSSDPDVFQCVSATCGLFYHPQCVANLVHCTDEVAAEKLKLRIAAGESFTCPTHKCCVCNQIENKKERDLQFAVCRRCPKSYHRKCLPKEIVFKGSDEDAIARAWEGLLPNRILIYCLKHDIVEEIETPARNHIIFPTIRANRAAIGENRKRPVLKLLSTRGRGLNIKPIASEESSKRASEQSLGKEKSPFTKKEGEKDKSVKVSFGQSIAKKVEATDWSNKFHKHTAKSRSLEATKSSTLREHTILGGRLCPFMTKEFGKTKSGKQVVPDIGERRAVQPASKKSDDSLHVLDSDTELDGDTERRLLDLIKEGESSITMGDVRRKQKVPSTHAQYLKSTVDKEITIGKVAGSVQAARAALRRLEEGDSNEDAKAVCDPDVLTQIIKWKDQLRVYLAPFVHGNRYTSYGRHFTKVDKLQEIVDKLHWYVRDGDMIVDFCCGANDFSCLMARKLEETGKKCSYKNYDIIPPKNNFEFELKDWMTVQLKELASGSKLIMGLNPPFGVKAALANKFIDKALEFKPKLLILIVPSETTRLDEKKFRYDLVWEDDRFLSGKSFYLPGSIDVKDKRMEQWNNRPPLLYLWSRRDWTANHVAIAQKQGHLPAEMTGSLDLHCLKDDRSPCFVGTSSLAGDTSMPMGRPKETKGTVRAKCYRSSFQRKHSTRKADGSRTLGRVIDEKDLHRCPSPNSTDGES